ACGACATATAGCACCCATGCTAACGGAAGAAAGAATTATTATGAGAGATACATCACAAATAAAGAAGTTATCAAAACCACATTTATGTGAGACGTGAAATGTACTCTAACTCAATATGGATCATGTTAGAAAAGTCAGTCAACATTATCGGCTTGATATATATCAATGCCCTTATGGCAAAATACATTGGCCCTGAATATTATGGAAAGATAAACATCTCAACCTCTCTTTTTATATTCGTGCAAACGCTATCCTGGTTTGGTGGTCAAAATATTATATTTAAACGGATGAGTGAAAAAACAGATTCCGGAATTGCATTGGCGATGCATACCCAAAATCAACGGCGTATATTCTTCCTCCTATCCTCTGCCGCAGTTTTAATCTATCTCTATTTATTCACTGATTTGATTGTATTCTTATTCGGCGTTGCCAACTGCATCGCTACATATTATATTGTGATGGACTTCTTTTCCATCTACAACAACACTCAATTGAAATCTAAAATAAACACGATAACAAATGTAGTGGGTTTGTCTGTCGCGTTATTAATCAGGTTCTACATTTCATATTTTAAGCTGCCCATTTACTACTTCACAATACCTATTATCGTTATCCCACTCATCCCTTACATCATGCGTATCATCTATTTTAAGCAAACCACCAGCTTAAAAGAAAAGAGCAAGGGTGCCGGAATGTATAACCGGCACATGTTGTACACTGGGGGAGCTTTAATTTTATCAGGTTTATCAGCAGATATTTACACTCAGATATCGAGCATATTTTTGGCTAATATCCTTTCGTACTCTAACTTAGGCGTGTATAGCGTAGCGCTGACCATAGGAGGTGCATGGTCATTTGTAGTTCTGGCCTTGATAACAAGTTTCTTCTCAAAAATATACAGTGAAAAGAACCAAATAACCATTGATATGCTACTCATGAAAATCAATCGGCTTGTCATCCTGTTTTCGCTTATTGCTTTGGGTGGCTTCTATATTTTCGGCGATCTCTTCATACATTTACTCTATGGCGATAAATATATGGGTTCAGTCAATATTATTCCCATTATCATTATTGGCACAATGTTCTCTTCACTAGGAACAATTTGCTATCGCTATATGATTAAAGAGTCTGGATACACTTACCTGGCTAAAAAAATGGTTTTATGCTGCATCTTAACTATACCATTGTCCTGGCTAATGATTAATGCTTTCGGGATTAATGGTGCTGCATACTGTTTCTTGATTGTCGAAATTTTATCTTGCACGTTACTTAATTATTTTTTCAGAAATAAAACAATCTTCAAAATGCACCTTAACATTTTCAAAACGAGATAACCTTAATGAAAATGATAAAAAACACAGTGAGATCTGCATTAAAAATAAGCGCTTATATGTACCCTGAGTTTTGTGCTAAAACCCACTATTTTATTAAGTTCAAGAAAAAACTAAACTTAACCAATCCGACAAATTTCAATGAAAAAATTCAGTGGTTAAAATTTAATGAGTACAACGGTGACATCTATACTTTATGCGCTGATAAATACAAGGTCAGAGAGTATATCTCTTCCAAAGGATGCGATGAGATCCTTAATGTCCTATACGGTGTGTATGATGATCCGCAGGATATAGACTACAATGCACTACCCAATAAGTTTGCCCTTAAGTGCAACCATGGCGCGGGCTATAACATAATCTGCAATAACAAATCATCACTTGACTTTGAAAAGACCAACAAACAGCTCAGTAAATGGTTAAAAGAGGATTTCTCAGCCAATTTTATTGAGCCGCAGTACAAGAAGATAGAAAGAAAAATATTATGTGAAAAATACATTGAAAATGAACAAGGTGATTTCCCTGATGATTATAAATTCTACTGCTTTAATGGAAAACCTTACGCAGTAATGGTTTGCAAAGAACGAAAAAATGGAAATCCCAAATTCTATTATTTTGATATGAACTGGAATCCACTTCCTTTTGAGGATACAGTTGAATTGATAAATAAAAATGATTACCCAGAAATGCCAGATGGCTTTCAAAAAATGAAAGATTATGCGATTAAACTAGCATCAGATTTTAAATTTGTCCGTGCTGATTTTTATCTTCTCAATGGTTACGTTATTTTTGGCGAGTTAACATTTACCCCTTCTGCGGGACTCGATGTTACATTGCGCGAAGCCGATGCTATTTTAGGAAACCAACTAAAGTTGTAATTTATACGTGATCTTTTTACTCACTAATGGAGCAGAGAACCAGATTATTTAATCAGGCTGCTCCGCATCATTTTTTAATAAAATGCCATAGTTTAGGATCTTTGTGCCAAAGGCGGGTATTGAATACCCCCGCATCCTGACAGTGTTCACATCGCATCAATAAGCAGATTTAAATTTTAAACTGCGGCTCCTATTAGAAAATGAAACGGGCCATAACATGGCCCTTGTGCTCTGAACTTACGTTTCGTTCCGTTTAAGCATTAGTTTCTGCCCCCTGCCGGATACCGCAAGTGGCCTAAGTGACTGAACCTCAACGTCGACCTCATGACCTGCTGATCCGCACGCGGGCGGCTTGGGAAACCGTGCATAATCAAAGACGCCATCATACATATCTCCGCTGCCTAAGCGCATAGACCAGCACAACTACAAAGCAAAGCAGCGGCAAACCGTAAGCCACGGCCGTACTGACTTTGTCAGAGATCAGCCCCATGAAATAGGGCATTATCGCGCCGCCGACAATTGCCATGATCATAAACGAGCTGGCCTGTTTGGTAGACTGACCGAGATTTTTCACTCCCATGGCAAAGATGGTCGGGAACATGGTGGACATAAAGAAGAAGATGGCGATAAGCGCGATGACGGAGACATCACCAGCGCCCAGCATCACAATGCCACACAGCACGATGTTGATCAGCGCATAAGCCGCCAGCATCGCTGCCGGTTTCACTCGGCCCATCAGCCAGGTGGAAAAGAAGCGTCCCACCATAAAACAGATCATCGCAACCGAAAGCATATAAGCCGCGCTTTGGTTAGTGACGCCGTGCCAGTGCTCGGTGGCGTAGTTAATAAAGAAGGCGCCAACCCCAACCTGGGCGGCGACATAGAAGAACTGCGCAATCACCCCGCCGACAAAGTGTTTTTGCTGC
The nucleotide sequence above comes from Pantoea nemavictus. Encoded proteins:
- a CDS encoding polysaccharide biosynthesis C-terminal domain-containing protein, with amino-acid sequence MLEKSVNIIGLIYINALMAKYIGPEYYGKINISTSLFIFVQTLSWFGGQNIIFKRMSEKTDSGIALAMHTQNQRRIFFLLSSAAVLIYLYLFTDLIVFLFGVANCIATYYIVMDFFSIYNNTQLKSKINTITNVVGLSVALLIRFYISYFKLPIYYFTIPIIVIPLIPYIMRIIYFKQTTSLKEKSKGAGMYNRHMLYTGGALILSGLSADIYTQISSIFLANILSYSNLGVYSVALTIGGAWSFVVLALITSFFSKIYSEKNQITIDMLLMKINRLVILFSLIALGGFYIFGDLFIHLLYGDKYMGSVNIIPIIIIGTMFSSLGTICYRYMIKESGYTYLAKKMVLCCILTIPLSWLMINAFGINGAAYCFLIVEILSCTLLNYFFRNKTIFKMHLNIFKTR
- a CDS encoding ATP-grasp fold amidoligase family protein, coding for MKMIKNTVRSALKISAYMYPEFCAKTHYFIKFKKKLNLTNPTNFNEKIQWLKFNEYNGDIYTLCADKYKVREYISSKGCDEILNVLYGVYDDPQDIDYNALPNKFALKCNHGAGYNIICNNKSSLDFEKTNKQLSKWLKEDFSANFIEPQYKKIERKILCEKYIENEQGDFPDDYKFYCFNGKPYAVMVCKERKNGNPKFYYFDMNWNPLPFEDTVELINKNDYPEMPDGFQKMKDYAIKLASDFKFVRADFYLLNGYVIFGELTFTPSAGLDVTLREADAILGNQLKL